A region of Moorena producens PAL-8-15-08-1 DNA encodes the following proteins:
- the nusA gene encoding transcription termination factor NusA, translated as MSIVSLPGLKAMIEEISQSHNIPKSAVQQALREALLKGYERYRRSQRLDQRFHFDEEYFDNFEVDLDIEEEGFRVLSTKTIVEEVQNSDHQISLKEVQEVASEAQLGDSVVLDVTPDQGEFGRMAAIQTKQVLSQKLRDQQRKLIKEEFQDLEGTVLQSRSLRFEQQSVIMALSSGFGRPEVEAELPKREQLPNDNYRINSTFKVYLKKVREGPHRGPQLVVSRAAAGLVVYLFANEVPEIEDEVVRIVAVAREANPPSRHVGPRTKIAVDTLERDVDPVGACIGARGSRIQVVVNELRGEKIDVIRWSPDPSTYIANALSPAQVDQVLLVNPEERQAHVLVAEDQLSLAIGKEGQNVRLAARLTGWKIDIKDAAEYKKETTDISKQDTLEEDVDSNELKEDYEEGVEMPENVLDPEPVLDLITQEEEE; from the coding sequence ATGTCAATAGTTAGTTTGCCTGGACTTAAGGCAATGATAGAAGAAATTAGTCAAAGCCACAATATACCTAAGTCTGCAGTTCAACAGGCATTAAGAGAAGCACTGCTAAAAGGCTATGAGCGCTATCGCCGTTCTCAACGGCTAGACCAACGATTTCATTTTGACGAAGAATATTTTGACAACTTTGAAGTCGATCTTGATATTGAAGAAGAAGGCTTCCGCGTTTTGTCTACCAAAACCATTGTCGAAGAGGTACAAAATAGTGACCATCAAATTTCTCTCAAAGAAGTCCAGGAAGTTGCCTCTGAAGCACAATTGGGAGATTCAGTGGTTTTGGATGTGACTCCAGACCAAGGAGAGTTTGGTCGCATGGCAGCGATTCAAACCAAGCAGGTGCTCTCTCAAAAACTCCGAGACCAACAGCGTAAGCTGATTAAGGAAGAGTTTCAAGACCTAGAAGGAACTGTTCTGCAATCTCGATCACTACGGTTTGAGCAGCAGTCTGTTATTATGGCACTCAGCAGTGGTTTTGGTCGGCCAGAGGTAGAAGCCGAACTGCCCAAACGGGAACAGCTCCCCAATGATAACTATCGCATTAACTCCACCTTTAAGGTTTATCTCAAAAAAGTCCGGGAAGGCCCTCACCGTGGTCCTCAGCTGGTGGTATCCAGAGCGGCAGCTGGTTTAGTGGTCTATCTGTTTGCCAACGAAGTCCCAGAAATAGAAGATGAGGTGGTAAGGATTGTTGCAGTGGCACGGGAAGCTAATCCTCCTTCTCGTCATGTCGGACCAAGGACTAAAATTGCTGTAGATACCCTGGAGCGAGATGTAGATCCGGTGGGAGCTTGCATTGGTGCTAGAGGTTCCCGCATTCAAGTGGTGGTGAATGAACTACGAGGTGAAAAAATCGACGTAATTCGTTGGTCTCCTGACCCATCTACCTATATTGCTAACGCTCTTAGCCCAGCCCAAGTGGATCAAGTGCTACTAGTTAATCCAGAAGAACGTCAAGCCCATGTTTTAGTAGCAGAAGACCAGCTCAGTTTAGCTATAGGCAAAGAGGGACAAAATGTTCGCCTTGCCGCCCGCCTTACAGGCTGGAAGATTGACATTAAAGATGCTGCGGAATACAAAAAAGAGACTACAGACATCTCTAAACAGGATACCCTAGAAGAAGATGTCGATAGCAATGAGTTAAAGGAAGATTACGAAGAAGGAGTAGAAATGCCAGAAAATGTACTGGATCCTGAGCCAGTGCTTGATTTGATTACTCAAGAAGAAGAAGAATGA
- a CDS encoding peroxiredoxin — translation MVINQVPDVVFKTRVRDESVAGPNPFRWQDRTTQEIFGGKRIVLFSLPGAFTPTCSSTHLPRYEELFDEIKAQGVDQVICLSVNDAFVMFQWGKQQGVQNIFLLPDGNGEFTRKMGMLVEKDNLGFGMRSWRYSMVVDDGKIEKMFVEPGYEDNCPTDPFEVSDADTMLNYLKSAKK, via the coding sequence ATGGTTATCAATCAAGTACCCGACGTAGTATTTAAGACCAGAGTCAGAGATGAGTCAGTTGCTGGACCCAATCCCTTCCGCTGGCAAGACCGCACTACACAGGAAATTTTTGGCGGTAAGCGTATCGTGCTATTTTCCCTTCCTGGTGCCTTCACACCCACCTGTTCATCAACCCACTTACCCCGCTATGAAGAACTCTTTGATGAGATCAAAGCACAAGGGGTTGATCAAGTGATCTGCTTATCGGTCAACGATGCCTTCGTGATGTTCCAGTGGGGCAAACAGCAAGGGGTTCAGAATATCTTCTTGCTACCCGATGGTAATGGGGAATTCACCCGCAAAATGGGGATGTTGGTAGAAAAAGATAATCTCGGTTTTGGTATGCGTTCTTGGCGTTACTCTATGGTGGTAGATGACGGCAAGATTGAAAAAATGTTTGTAGAACCAGGCTATGAAGATAACTGCCCTACTGATCCCTTCGAGGTCTCAGATGCAGATACAATGCTCAACTACTTGAAATCAGCTAAAAAGTAA
- the gor gene encoding glutathione-disulfide reductase has translation MSYDFDLFVIGAGSGGIATARRAAEYGAKVGIAEFDRLGGTCVNRGCIPKKLMVYASHFPDQFEEAQGYGWSKVHSTLDWTTMITAVNQETERLNGIYQRMLDNSKVELFQGYAKFVDSHTIEIGGRKVTAQKILIAVGGHPVKPDIPGIENAITSDDIFHLKEQPKRIVILGGGYIGVEFACILNGLGSEVTVVIRRDQILRGFDAEIGSEIQQAMENHGIRVLNNSRIIAIENTSAGLNVTVQGQSQTTIIADAVSLAATGRRPNIENLGLENTGVAIENGAIAVDKYSLTTEDHIFAVGDCTNRMNLTPVAINEGRAFADTVFGGKSRIMSYENVPTAIFTTPEAATVGLSEAEAREKYGDAVKVYRSRFRPMYYTLPGRDEKTLMKLVVDQNTDKVLGAHMVGDHAAEIIQGIAIALKTGATKANFDATVGIHPSSAEEFVTMR, from the coding sequence ATGAGCTACGATTTTGATTTATTCGTTATTGGTGCAGGTTCCGGAGGAATTGCTACAGCTAGACGAGCTGCCGAATATGGGGCAAAAGTAGGCATTGCAGAATTTGACCGTTTAGGTGGAACTTGCGTAAATCGTGGCTGCATTCCTAAGAAGCTGATGGTTTATGCCTCCCATTTTCCTGATCAATTTGAAGAGGCACAGGGATATGGCTGGAGTAAGGTACACAGTACCCTGGACTGGACAACAATGATCACAGCAGTCAATCAGGAAACAGAACGCCTCAATGGCATTTACCAACGTATGTTGGATAACTCCAAGGTAGAACTGTTTCAGGGTTATGCTAAGTTCGTGGATTCCCACACCATAGAAATTGGCGGACGCAAAGTAACTGCCCAGAAAATCTTGATTGCAGTAGGAGGACATCCAGTCAAGCCCGATATTCCCGGAATTGAAAACGCGATTACCTCTGATGATATCTTCCACCTCAAGGAACAACCGAAGCGGATCGTGATTCTTGGGGGTGGCTATATTGGTGTCGAGTTTGCCTGTATTCTCAATGGCTTAGGCTCTGAGGTCACCGTGGTTATTCGTCGTGATCAGATTTTACGGGGATTTGATGCGGAAATCGGTTCCGAGATTCAACAAGCCATGGAGAACCATGGGATTCGGGTGTTAAATAACAGTAGGATCATCGCTATTGAAAACACATCAGCCGGTCTGAATGTAACGGTACAAGGACAATCACAAACAACTATAATTGCTGATGCAGTCAGTTTAGCTGCCACAGGTCGTAGACCCAATATCGAGAATCTAGGTTTAGAGAATACTGGAGTAGCAATTGAGAACGGTGCGATCGCAGTCGATAAGTACAGTCTTACCACAGAAGACCATATCTTTGCCGTAGGGGATTGTACTAACCGCATGAACTTAACTCCTGTTGCGATTAATGAAGGTCGTGCCTTTGCCGATACCGTATTTGGTGGCAAATCCCGGATCATGAGCTACGAGAATGTCCCAACCGCAATTTTCACCACACCCGAAGCAGCTACGGTTGGTCTAAGTGAGGCCGAAGCACGGGAGAAATATGGGGATGCGGTAAAAGTCTATCGTTCTCGGTTCAGACCGATGTACTATACCCTACCCGGTCGGGATGAAAAAACCCTGATGAAGTTAGTGGTTGACCAAAACACTGACAAAGTCTTGGGTGCTCATATGGTAGGAGACCATGCAGCAGAGATTATTCAAGGAATTGCGATCGCATTGAAAACCGGAGCTACCAAAGCTAACTTTGATGCTACTGTTGGCATTCATCCCAGTTCTGCAGAAGAGTTTGTCACAATGCGCTAA
- a CDS encoding NAD-dependent malic enzyme, producing MVDLTPNPSFSLTICLTYPNRAGMLASVTQAIASVGGQLGEIMVVEKTRKIATREITVDAASSEHAEQIVQAVSEVRDVQILNVYDRTFNLHRGGKISVNSKIPLKHQSELAMAYTPGVGRICKAIASDPEQVYSFTIKSNMVAVVTDGSAVLGLGNLGPEAALPVMEGKAMLFKEFAGIDAFPICLATQDTDQIVETVKTIAPVFGGINLEDISAPRCFDIEARLRQELDIPVFHDDQNGTAIVTLAALTNALKLVKKSLEDVRIVINGAGAAGMAVARLLRKAGAGAIWICDSQGIISTKRPNLTEQKQEFAVDASGTLAGAIGNADVFIGVSVPGVLTPDMVRSMANKPIVMAMANPIPEIQPELVVDDVAVMATGRSDYPNQINNVLAFPGVFRGAIDCRASTITVNMCLEAAFAIASLINPSDLDREHIIPSVFDERVAPAVAAAVQRAARQDGVACH from the coding sequence ATGGTAGACCTGACCCCAAATCCTAGTTTCAGTTTGACTATTTGCTTAACATACCCCAACCGTGCCGGGATGTTAGCCAGCGTAACTCAAGCGATCGCATCTGTTGGCGGTCAATTGGGAGAAATTATGGTGGTGGAGAAAACTCGGAAAATTGCTACTCGTGAGATTACCGTAGATGCAGCTAGCAGTGAACACGCTGAACAGATTGTACAAGCAGTGTCAGAAGTTCGCGATGTCCAAATCCTAAATGTCTATGACCGCACCTTCAACCTCCATCGCGGTGGCAAAATCAGTGTCAACAGCAAAATCCCCCTCAAGCATCAATCTGAATTGGCTATGGCTTACACTCCTGGTGTAGGTCGGATTTGTAAAGCGATCGCATCTGACCCAGAACAGGTCTACTCCTTTACCATTAAAAGCAACATGGTTGCTGTGGTCACCGATGGCAGTGCAGTGTTGGGGTTGGGTAACTTAGGGCCAGAAGCCGCTTTGCCAGTGATGGAAGGTAAAGCAATGCTGTTCAAAGAATTTGCTGGTATTGATGCTTTTCCTATCTGCCTAGCTACCCAAGATACGGATCAGATCGTGGAAACCGTTAAAACTATCGCGCCGGTTTTTGGTGGTATTAACTTAGAAGATATCAGTGCTCCCCGTTGCTTTGATATTGAAGCCAGACTCCGGCAGGAATTAGATATTCCAGTCTTTCACGATGACCAGAACGGTACGGCTATTGTCACCCTTGCTGCCTTGACCAATGCCCTGAAGCTAGTCAAGAAATCCCTAGAAGATGTAAGAATTGTTATTAATGGAGCTGGCGCTGCCGGTATGGCAGTTGCCCGGTTACTCCGTAAAGCTGGTGCAGGTGCAATTTGGATATGCGACTCCCAAGGCATTATTTCCACTAAACGCCCTAACTTGACTGAGCAAAAGCAAGAATTTGCTGTGGATGCTTCGGGTACTCTGGCTGGTGCCATTGGTAATGCCGATGTATTTATTGGGGTGAGTGTACCTGGGGTTCTAACCCCAGACATGGTTAGGTCGATGGCAAATAAGCCCATTGTCATGGCCATGGCTAATCCTATCCCGGAAATTCAGCCAGAATTAGTAGTAGATGATGTAGCAGTAATGGCTACAGGTCGTAGTGACTATCCGAATCAGATTAATAATGTTCTGGCTTTTCCAGGGGTTTTTCGTGGCGCTATAGATTGTCGGGCGTCAACCATTACCGTCAATATGTGTCTCGAAGCAGCTTTTGCGATCGCATCCCTGATTAATCCCAGTGATTTAGATCGAGAACATATTATTCCCTCTGTCTTTGATGAGCGAGTCGCTCCTGCGGTTGCTGCTGCGGTGCAAAGGGCAGCACGTCAGGATGGTGTAGCATGCCATTAA
- a CDS encoding YlxR family protein → MKPNYRRCLSCRKVAPKQEFWRIVRVYPSRKVQLDQGMGRSAYLCPQLSCLAAAQKKNRLGRSLRASVPKNLYDTLWQRLATMPSKPNLGN, encoded by the coding sequence ATGAAACCCAACTATAGACGTTGTCTTAGCTGCCGGAAAGTAGCACCAAAACAGGAGTTTTGGCGTATTGTCCGAGTCTATCCGTCACGAAAGGTACAATTAGATCAGGGTATGGGTCGTTCAGCTTACTTATGTCCTCAACTGAGTTGCCTAGCGGCGGCTCAAAAGAAAAACCGACTGGGGCGATCACTGCGTGCATCGGTGCCAAAAAATCTGTACGACACTTTATGGCAGCGTTTAGCTACCATGCCAAGCAAACCCAATTTAGGTAATTAA
- a CDS encoding RNA-guided endonuclease InsQ/TnpB family protein yields MLAMEFKAVIKKSQKVAIEEAIRTARFVRNKVLRYWMDNRGVGKKELYRYNTQLRDEFKFVKDLNSHACQASVENVERAIKRFFDNCKKKVPGKKGYPRFKKHSRSVEYKQSGWKLSPDNKSIKFTDKKGIGNVKLKGTWDLWRFDQKLIKRVRIVQRTDGYYVQFCIKVDNHEQLEATGFTIGLDVGLKEFYTDSDGYSEPNPRFYRTGEKRLKFYQRRVSRKNKGSSNRRKAINKLGKQHLKISRQREEHAKRLARCVIRSNDLVAYEDLRVRNMVKNHCIAKSINDAGWYQFREWLEYFGLKFGRITVAVNPAYTSQSCSNCGEVVKKSLSTRTHICKCGCQLDRDHNAAKNILTRALSTVGHTGTVLNAWGELASTLLGSDLDEQADSLNQESP; encoded by the coding sequence GTGTTAGCAATGGAGTTCAAGGCTGTTATTAAAAAAAGCCAAAAAGTAGCCATAGAAGAAGCGATTCGGACGGCAAGATTTGTCCGTAACAAGGTTTTACGCTACTGGATGGACAATCGTGGAGTAGGCAAGAAAGAGCTTTATCGCTACAACACCCAACTAAGAGACGAATTCAAGTTTGTTAAAGATTTAAATAGTCATGCTTGTCAAGCCTCGGTCGAAAACGTAGAAAGGGCAATTAAGCGCTTTTTTGATAACTGCAAAAAGAAAGTCCCAGGCAAGAAAGGTTACCCTCGCTTCAAAAAGCATTCTAGATCGGTGGAGTACAAGCAATCTGGATGGAAATTGTCCCCGGACAATAAATCCATTAAGTTCACAGATAAGAAAGGTATTGGCAATGTCAAACTCAAAGGTACCTGGGACTTGTGGCGTTTCGACCAAAAACTAATCAAACGAGTTCGCATTGTTCAAAGAACTGATGGCTATTACGTTCAGTTCTGTATCAAAGTAGACAATCACGAACAATTAGAAGCGACTGGTTTTACTATCGGTTTGGACGTTGGATTAAAGGAGTTTTACACAGATTCTGATGGCTACTCCGAACCTAATCCTAGATTCTACAGAACAGGAGAAAAACGTCTAAAATTTTATCAACGCAGAGTTTCTCGAAAAAATAAAGGCTCATCCAATCGTAGAAAAGCTATTAATAAACTAGGTAAGCAGCACCTCAAAATAAGTAGGCAACGTGAAGAACATGCCAAGAGACTGGCACGTTGCGTAATCCGGTCTAACGACCTGGTCGCCTATGAAGATTTGAGGGTTCGTAATATGGTTAAAAACCACTGTATTGCCAAATCTATTAATGATGCAGGTTGGTATCAATTTCGAGAATGGTTGGAATATTTTGGTCTAAAGTTTGGTAGGATAACTGTTGCAGTGAACCCCGCCTACACGAGTCAAAGTTGTTCCAACTGTGGTGAAGTGGTGAAAAAGTCTCTATCAACTAGAACCCATATTTGTAAATGTGGCTGCCAGTTAGACAGAGACCACAACGCTGCCAAAAACATTTTAACGAGAGCCTTGAGTACGGTGGGGCACACCGGAACTGTTCTCAACGCTTGGGGAGAATTGGCCTCTACTCTTCTTGGTTCCGACCTGGATGAGCAAGCTGACTCGTTGAACCAAGAATCCCCCTGA
- the infB gene encoding translation initiation factor IF-2, which translates to MNSGKVRIYELSRELNLDNKEILSICEGLNIAVKSHSSTITESDAQRIRTTAEKYSDQLAAVSNTEGESSANKGSKLSSGKLIRPPKGERKQQIVELRKHKRSSGNTSSQRTNQMAIPPQPPIKPTAIPPRQPSTLNRPKQVTEEDTKIKQDTKPELAAKPELAAKPELAAKPEPAAKPKPEAKPKPEAKPKPEAKPEPAAKPEPAAKAESAAKAESAAKAESAAKPELAAKPELAAKPVQKVSQDSTASPKVTEKPKLTGPPVRLSQPKTQPSKVERPIKSNQKGSSGSKSVKSPTPNKSPVINKQSTNKQSTPSETSPPKRSSSPRPTIPELQRPPKRTKPGLDKDNSQVAAMDADSTGLTESDQDTNTLVNESEEMLKEVKLWRPSVPRPAKKKEWQAENGEEEDKVQKGKSAKLKRRPKMILDDEDDLETGSDQNDNKIDGSFSVSLSLARPPKPKSLQKQQTQPTTASVSHRKKPSKTSSSNKSDHRDRRRTQKTQPKRPEQIVLRDSLTIRDLANELAIAETDIVKMLFFKGIAVSVTQTLDVPTATMVAEEVGVKVEMEEEASAATKVEMLDVQDLENLERRPPVVTIMGHVDHGKTTLLDAIREAKVAQGEAGGITQHIGAYHVDVEHEDKMQQVVFLDTPGHEAFTAMRARGTKVTDIAVLVVAADDGVQPQTLEAISHARAAEVPLVVAINKIDKAGAQPDRVKQELSERGLVPEEWGGETIMVPVSAIQRENLDSLLEMILLVSELEELSANPDRPAKGTVIEAHLDKARGPVATFLVQNGTLRIGDSLVVGSVFGKVRAMLDDRGQRVEQASPSFAVEVLGLSDVPAAGDEFEVFESEKEARAVAGQRAQQQRQSRLQTRMKSRRVTLTELSAQAQEGELKELNLILKADVQGSVEAILGSLEQLPQNEVQIRVLLAAPGEVTETDVDLAAASGAVIVGFNTTLAPGARPAAEQEGVDVREYNIIYKLLDDVQGAMEGLLEPEEVEEPLGEVEVRAVFPVGRGAVAGCYVLSGKAVRNCRLRVRRGSKVIYEGVLDSLKRVKDDVKEVNAGYECGMGVDKFNDWAEKDIIETYQMVTKRRTLSLK; encoded by the coding sequence ATGAACAGCGGCAAAGTCAGAATTTACGAATTATCACGGGAATTGAATTTGGACAACAAGGAAATTTTGAGCATCTGTGAAGGACTCAATATTGCAGTTAAAAGTCACAGTAGCACGATTACAGAATCGGATGCCCAACGGATTCGCACGACAGCCGAAAAATATTCTGACCAACTAGCAGCTGTAAGCAATACAGAAGGTGAGTCATCGGCAAATAAAGGTTCTAAGTTAAGCTCTGGTAAATTAATTCGACCTCCCAAAGGGGAGCGGAAGCAGCAAATTGTCGAGCTCCGTAAGCACAAACGCAGTTCTGGGAATACTTCTAGCCAGAGAACTAATCAAATGGCAATCCCACCCCAACCTCCCATCAAGCCGACTGCTATACCCCCCCGTCAGCCTAGCACTCTCAATCGACCTAAGCAGGTCACTGAAGAGGACACCAAGATTAAGCAGGATACTAAACCCGAACTAGCCGCTAAACCCGAACTAGCCGCTAAACCCGAACTAGCCGCTAAACCTGAACCAGCGGCTAAACCCAAACCAGAGGCTAAACCCAAACCAGAGGCTAAACCCAAACCAGAGGCTAAACCTGAACCAGCGGCTAAGCCTGAACCAGCGGCTAAAGCTGAATCAGCGGCTAAAGCTGAATCAGCGGCTAAAGCTGAATCAGCGGCTAAACCCGAACTAGCGGCTAAACCCGAACTAGCGGCTAAACCAGTCCAGAAGGTGTCACAGGATAGTACTGCCTCACCTAAGGTTACAGAAAAACCAAAATTAACTGGACCGCCTGTCAGACTATCACAACCAAAAACTCAGCCTTCTAAGGTTGAGCGACCGATCAAATCAAACCAAAAGGGTTCTTCGGGTTCAAAGTCAGTAAAGAGTCCAACTCCTAACAAATCCCCTGTTATCAATAAGCAGTCAACCAATAAGCAGTCAACCCCTTCGGAAACATCACCACCAAAACGTTCTAGTTCACCAAGGCCGACCATTCCTGAACTCCAGCGACCTCCAAAAAGAACCAAGCCAGGTCTTGACAAGGACAATTCTCAAGTAGCAGCAATGGATGCTGACTCAACGGGTCTGACAGAATCTGATCAAGACACCAACACCTTAGTCAATGAATCTGAGGAAATGCTCAAGGAGGTCAAGCTCTGGCGACCATCTGTCCCCCGACCTGCTAAGAAGAAAGAGTGGCAGGCAGAAAATGGGGAAGAAGAAGACAAAGTCCAGAAGGGTAAATCCGCCAAACTCAAGCGGCGACCTAAAATGATTCTGGATGATGAAGATGATCTCGAAACAGGATCAGATCAAAACGATAACAAAATCGATGGTTCATTTTCAGTTAGTCTTTCTCTGGCTCGTCCTCCCAAACCAAAGTCTCTGCAAAAACAGCAAACCCAACCAACTACTGCGAGTGTTAGCCACAGGAAGAAGCCTTCTAAAACCAGTAGTAGCAACAAGTCGGATCATCGCGATCGCCGTCGTACACAGAAAACTCAGCCCAAACGCCCAGAACAAATTGTTTTGAGAGACTCACTCACCATTAGAGACCTGGCTAATGAACTGGCTATTGCAGAAACTGACATTGTTAAAATGCTCTTCTTCAAAGGCATAGCTGTGAGTGTTACCCAAACTTTGGATGTTCCTACCGCCACAATGGTAGCTGAGGAAGTGGGGGTAAAAGTCGAGATGGAAGAAGAAGCCTCTGCTGCGACTAAGGTGGAAATGCTGGATGTCCAAGACCTGGAAAACCTCGAGCGGCGTCCACCTGTGGTGACAATTATGGGTCATGTTGACCACGGTAAAACGACTCTACTCGATGCCATTCGTGAAGCAAAAGTGGCTCAAGGAGAAGCCGGTGGAATTACTCAGCATATTGGCGCATACCACGTAGATGTTGAGCATGAGGATAAAATGCAGCAGGTTGTCTTCTTAGACACCCCCGGTCACGAAGCCTTTACAGCCATGCGGGCAAGGGGAACAAAAGTAACTGATATCGCTGTGCTAGTAGTAGCGGCTGATGATGGGGTGCAACCTCAGACCCTTGAAGCCATTAGTCATGCTAGAGCTGCTGAAGTTCCACTCGTGGTTGCTATTAACAAAATTGATAAAGCTGGAGCTCAACCTGATCGGGTTAAGCAAGAATTATCAGAACGGGGCTTGGTCCCAGAAGAATGGGGTGGTGAAACGATCATGGTACCAGTGAGTGCTATCCAAAGGGAAAACTTGGATTCACTGCTGGAGATGATTCTATTGGTCTCAGAGCTAGAAGAACTCTCTGCTAATCCGGATCGACCAGCAAAAGGTACAGTGATTGAAGCTCACCTAGATAAAGCCAGAGGTCCTGTTGCCACCTTCTTAGTGCAAAACGGTACGTTGCGGATCGGTGATAGCTTGGTTGTTGGTTCAGTTTTCGGTAAGGTCAGAGCCATGCTTGATGACCGAGGACAGCGAGTCGAACAAGCTAGTCCCTCGTTTGCGGTGGAAGTCCTTGGCTTGAGTGATGTTCCAGCTGCTGGTGATGAGTTTGAAGTCTTTGAGAGTGAAAAAGAAGCCCGGGCAGTTGCTGGTCAAAGAGCTCAACAGCAACGTCAATCTCGCCTGCAAACTCGCATGAAATCACGGCGAGTTACCCTCACTGAATTATCAGCCCAGGCTCAAGAAGGTGAACTCAAAGAACTCAACTTGATTTTGAAGGCAGACGTTCAAGGCTCGGTGGAAGCTATTCTGGGATCCCTCGAACAGCTGCCCCAAAATGAAGTGCAAATTCGAGTTCTACTGGCTGCCCCTGGGGAAGTCACCGAAACGGATGTGGACTTAGCGGCTGCTAGTGGTGCAGTTATTGTTGGCTTTAACACTACCTTAGCTCCTGGTGCTCGACCAGCAGCTGAACAGGAAGGGGTAGATGTGCGGGAATACAACATCATCTACAAGCTCCTGGATGATGTTCAAGGTGCTATGGAAGGTCTGTTAGAGCCAGAAGAGGTAGAAGAACCATTGGGTGAAGTAGAAGTTCGAGCTGTCTTCCCAGTGGGTCGTGGTGCCGTTGCAGGTTGCTATGTACTCTCAGGCAAAGCCGTGCGAAATTGCCGTTTACGAGTGCGGCGTGGTAGCAAAGTTATCTACGAAGGAGTTTTGGATTCCCTCAAGCGTGTTAAGGATGATGTCAAGGAAGTCAATGCTGGCTACGAATGTGGTATGGGTGTTGATAAATTCAACGACTGGGCGGAAAAAGATATCATTGAAACCTATCAGATGGTAACCAAGCGACGGACTCTCTCCCTGAAGTAG
- a CDS encoding YbjQ family protein translates to MIVTTTDVIQGAIVEEYLGIVTAEVVYGTNALRDFFAGIRDLIGGRTGSYEKVFEKGHQEALQELKQRASQLGADAVIGIAMDTGTINVDEKGVLLLITATGTAIKIKN, encoded by the coding sequence ATGATTGTAACCACTACTGATGTTATTCAAGGTGCGATTGTTGAAGAGTATTTAGGCATTGTCACTGCTGAGGTAGTTTACGGCACCAATGCACTGCGGGATTTCTTTGCCGGTATTCGAGATTTAATTGGGGGACGTACTGGCAGTTATGAAAAAGTCTTTGAAAAAGGACACCAAGAAGCCCTCCAAGAATTAAAACAACGTGCCTCACAACTAGGAGCAGATGCTGTGATTGGCATTGCTATGGATACTGGCACAATTAACGTTGATGAAAAGGGGGTGCTGCTACTGATTACTGCAACTGGCACAGCCATCAAAATCAAGAATTAA
- the rimP gene encoding ribosome maturation factor RimP, with the protein MTHPLIPQLIDLATPLAQDLGLEIVEALFQTNRRPPVLRVYIRNPIRDTSLDDCERMSRALEAQLDAKDIILDTYVLEISSPGITQDLSTDREFISFKGFGVIVQTSEPYQGQQEWRGQLIRRDESGVYLNLKGRAFAIPRQLVSRVKLDDGG; encoded by the coding sequence ATGACTCATCCCCTGATTCCACAACTAATCGATTTAGCCACGCCATTGGCTCAAGATTTAGGATTAGAGATTGTAGAGGCTCTCTTCCAGACCAACAGACGCCCACCCGTGCTGCGTGTCTATATCCGCAATCCCATTCGTGACACTAGCTTGGATGACTGTGAACGCATGAGTCGTGCTTTAGAAGCTCAGTTAGATGCTAAGGACATCATTTTAGACACCTACGTTTTGGAAATTTCCAGTCCTGGGATCACACAGGACTTAAGCACAGACCGAGAATTCATTTCTTTCAAAGGGTTTGGTGTGATTGTTCAGACATCTGAACCTTATCAGGGGCAGCAAGAGTGGCGTGGGCAGTTAATTCGCCGGGATGAGAGCGGAGTTTATCTCAATCTCAAGGGTCGCGCGTTTGCCATTCCCCGTCAGCTCGTGTCCAGAGTAAAACTCGATGATGGGGGTTAA
- the gcvH gene encoding glycine cleavage system protein GcvH — translation MAFEYPDDLKYLDSHEYVRLDGEIATIGITAFAIDQLGDLVLLELPDIDDTIEKGNKENDQSFGTIESVKAVSDLYSPVSGTVVERNEDMIEAPEQIAEDPYGEGWLIKVRLNDPDNPLEGVLSAEEYRAQVEAE, via the coding sequence ATGGCCTTTGAATATCCTGATGACCTGAAATACCTTGATAGCCACGAATATGTGCGGCTTGATGGCGAAATTGCCACTATTGGTATTACCGCCTTTGCCATTGACCAACTGGGGGACTTAGTTCTTCTGGAACTCCCAGACATTGACGACACCATCGAGAAGGGTAACAAAGAAAATGACCAAAGCTTTGGTACCATTGAATCGGTCAAGGCCGTTTCGGATCTATATTCACCGGTATCGGGTACGGTGGTAGAACGAAATGAGGATATGATCGAGGCTCCTGAACAGATTGCAGAAGACCCCTATGGTGAAGGCTGGTTAATTAAAGTGCGGCTGAATGACCCTGATAACCCACTGGAGGGTGTCCTTTCTGCTGAGGAGTACCGTGCCCAAGTCGAGGCAGAGTAG